CGGGGCGGACCGTGAGGAGCTCACCGAGCAAGTGAGTGAGTCGGCTGGTGTTTCGACGGAGGTTGTCGATGACACGATTCAGGACGCATTGATGAGTGGGAAGTGTTACGAACCGAACGGTGGTAAGCTGAAGCCGATTTGATTGTAATGTTCGAACCGGTTCCCGACGAACCAGCGGCGCTTGCGGATCTCGGATCGGACCGTGCGCTCGTTATCGCGGACTATCACGCTGGGCTCGAGGTTGCACTCCGACGCGAGGGCGTCGAACTTCCGATGAGGGACACGGATCGAAGGGAGGCTCTGCTCACGTTGCTCGATCGGACGGATGCAGATCATATCGTTTTTCTCGGTGATATCGCCACGGACATTGGTGCATCCAACCGTGAGGAGCGCGCTGAGCTCCAGTCGCTGTTTGCCGCTATCACAGAGCGTGTTCCCGTCACGATCGTGAAGGGAAATCACGACGGTGCGATTGAGGAGCTAACCGACGATGATGAGATTCGCGTCACTGGAACTGAAGGGATCAGGATCGGCTCAGTCGGCTTCGTTCACGGACACACGTGGCCCAGCATCGACGTACTCACGGCAGACACCGTTGTGATGGGCCACGAACACCCAATGGTCCGCCTGATTGATGAGGTCGGCGGCAGTCGGACGGAACGGGTGTGGCTTCGAGGACCGCTCCGATCCGATCCGTTCGAAGCCTACCACGAAACAGCACTCGAAATCAGTGGCGAACTCGTCGTGTGCCCGGCGTTCAACGATCTCACTGGCGGAACGTGGACGAATCTCGATCAGGATTTTCTCTCGCCATTTCT
The nucleotide sequence above comes from Halocatena marina. Encoded proteins:
- a CDS encoding metallophosphoesterase — protein: MFEPVPDEPAALADLGSDRALVIADYHAGLEVALRREGVELPMRDTDRREALLTLLDRTDADHIVFLGDIATDIGASNREERAELQSLFAAITERVPVTIVKGNHDGAIEELTDDDEIRVTGTEGIRIGSVGFVHGHTWPSIDVLTADTVVMGHEHPMVRLIDEVGGSRTERVWLRGPLRSDPFEAYHETALEISGELVVCPAFNDLTGGTWTNLDQDFLSPFLPAGVESAQAYLLNGTRLGAYDEI